The following coding sequences lie in one Homo sapiens chromosome 6 genomic scaffold, GRCh38.p14 alternate locus group ALT_REF_LOCI_5 HSCHR6_MHC_MCF_CTG1 genomic window:
- the OR2W1 gene encoding olfactory receptor 2W1, with protein sequence MDQSNYSSLHGFILLGFSNHPKMEMILSGVVAIFYLITLVGNTAIILASLLDSQLHTPMYFFLRNLSFLDLCFTTSIIPQMLVNLWGPDKTISYVGCIIQLYVYMWLGSVECLLLAVMSYDRFTAICKPLHYFVVMNPHLCLKMIIMIWSISLANSVVLCTLTLNLPTCGNNILDHFLCELPALVKIACVDTTTVEMSVFALGIIIVLTPLILILISYGYIAKAVLRTKSKASQRKAMNTCGSHLTVVSMFYGTIIYMYLQPGNRASKDQGKFLTLFYTVITPSLNPLIYTLRNKDMKDALKKLMRFHHKSTKIKRNCKS encoded by the coding sequence ATGGACCAAAGCAATTATAGTTCTTTACATGGTTTTATTCTGCTTGGCTTCTCTAACCATCCAAAAATGGAGATGATCCTGTCAGGAGTTGTCGCCATCTTCTACTTAATTACATTGGTGGGTAACACAGCCATCATTCTTGCATCTCTCCTGGATTCCCAGCTTCATACACCAATGTACTTTTTCCTCAGAAATTTATCTTTCCTAGATCTATGTTTCACAACCAGCATCATCCCTCAGATGCTGGTCAACTTGTGGGGACCTGATAAGACCATCAGCTATGTGGGTTGTATCATCCAACTCTATGTTTACATGTGGTTGGGCTCAGTTGAGTGCCTTCTCCTGGCTGTTATGTCCTATGATCGTTTTACAGCTATATGTAAGCCCTTGCATTATTTTGTAGTCATGAACCCACATCTATGTCTAAAGATGATTATCATGATCTGGAGTATTAGTTTGGCCAATTCTGTAGTATTATGTACACTCACTCTGAATTTGCCCACATGTGGAAACAACATTCTGGATCATTTCTTGTGTGAGTTGCCAGCTCTGGTCAAGATAGCTTGTGTAGACACCACAACAGTTGAAATGTCTGTTTTCGCTTTAGGCATTATAATTGTCCTCACACCTCTCATCCTTATTCTTATATCCTATGGCTACATTGCCAAAGCTGTGCTGAGAACGAAGTCAAAAGCAAGCCAGCGAAAAGCAATGAATACCTGTGGATCTCATCTTACTGTAGTGTCTATGTTCTATGGAACTATTATCTACATGTACCTGCAACCAGGTAACAGGGCTTCCAAAGACCAGGGCAAGTTCCTCACCCTCTTTTACACCGTCATCACTCCAAGTCTCAACCCGCTCATTTACACCTTAAGAAATAAGGACATGAAGGATGCCCTGAAGAAACTGATGAGATTTCACCacaaatctacaaaaataaagaggaattGCAAGTCATAG